One Mycoplasmoides pneumoniae FH genomic region harbors:
- the dnaK gene encoding molecular chaperone DnaK has protein sequence MSTDNGLIIGIDLGTTNSCVSVMENGRPVVLENPEGKRTTPSIVSYKNNEIIVGDAAKRQMVTNPNTIVSIKRLMGTSNKVTVKNPDGSTKELTPEEVSAQILSYLKDYAEKKIGKTISRAVITVPAYFNDAERNATKTAGKIAGLNVERIINEPTAAALAYGIDKSNREMKVLVYDLGGGTFDVSLLDIAEGTFEVLATAGDNRLGGDDWDNKIIEFILAHIAQEHNGLNLSNDKMAMQRLKEAAERAKIELSAQLEAIISLPFLTVTEKGPVNVELKLTRAKFEEITKQLLERTRNPISDVLREAKIKPEEINEILLVGGSTRMPAVQKLVESMVPGHSPNRSINPDEVVAIGAAIQGGVLRGDVKDVLLLDVTPLTLSIETLGGVATPLIKRNTTIPVSKSQIFSTAQDNQESVDVVVCQGERPMARDNKSLGRFNLGGIQPAPKGKPQIEITFSLDANGILNVKAKDLTTQKENSITISDNGNLSEEEIQKMIRDAEANKERDNVIRERIELRNEGESIVSTIKEILQSPEAKDFPKEEKEKLDKITGGIDAAIKANDYTKLKAEIENFKKWREEMAKKYNPNGDQGQPAQ, from the coding sequence ATGAGTACAGATAACGGCTTAATTATCGGCATTGACCTTGGTACCACTAACTCCTGTGTGTCGGTCATGGAGAATGGACGCCCAGTAGTGTTGGAAAACCCTGAAGGTAAACGCACCACCCCTTCGATTGTTTCTTACAAGAACAACGAAATTATTGTGGGTGATGCTGCGAAACGGCAAATGGTAACTAACCCTAATACTATTGTTTCCATTAAGCGTTTAATGGGTACCTCCAATAAGGTAACCGTTAAGAATCCTGATGGTTCTACCAAAGAGTTAACTCCTGAAGAGGTATCAGCGCAAATCTTGAGCTACCTCAAGGACTATGCGGAAAAGAAGATTGGTAAAACGATTTCCCGTGCTGTTATTACCGTACCTGCTTACTTTAACGATGCAGAACGGAACGCTACTAAAACCGCTGGTAAGATTGCTGGTTTAAACGTTGAGCGGATTATTAACGAACCTACCGCCGCTGCATTGGCTTATGGGATCGACAAGTCTAACCGAGAAATGAAAGTCTTGGTGTACGACCTTGGTGGTGGTACCTTTGACGTTTCCTTACTTGACATTGCTGAAGGTACCTTCGAAGTATTAGCCACTGCTGGGGACAACCGTTTGGGTGGTGATGACTGGGACAACAAGATTATTGAGTTCATCTTAGCGCACATTGCCCAAGAACACAATGGGCTTAACTTGTCCAATGACAAGATGGCTATGCAACGCTTAAAGGAAGCGGCTGAACGTGCTAAGATTGAACTTTCCGCCCAACTAGAAGCAATTATCTCTTTACCGTTCTTAACGGTTACCGAAAAGGGTCCGGTAAACGTTGAACTTAAGCTAACCCGTGCTAAGTTTGAAGAAATTACCAAACAATTACTAGAACGTACTCGCAACCCAATTTCGGATGTTTTACGTGAAGCCAAGATTAAACCAGAAGAAATTAATGAAATCTTGTTGGTGGGTGGATCGACCCGGATGCCAGCAGTGCAAAAACTAGTGGAATCAATGGTACCAGGACACAGTCCAAACCGCTCAATTAACCCGGATGAGGTGGTAGCCATTGGTGCTGCCATCCAAGGGGGTGTGTTACGCGGTGATGTAAAGGACGTGTTACTGTTGGACGTTACTCCTTTAACGCTCTCGATTGAAACCCTTGGTGGTGTAGCAACTCCGTTAATTAAGCGTAACACCACCATTCCTGTAAGTAAGAGTCAAATCTTCTCTACAGCGCAAGACAACCAAGAATCAGTGGATGTGGTGGTTTGTCAAGGGGAACGCCCAATGGCACGTGACAACAAGTCTTTGGGTCGCTTTAACTTAGGGGGCATCCAACCAGCACCCAAGGGTAAACCCCAAATTGAAATTACCTTTAGCTTGGACGCCAACGGGATCTTAAACGTGAAGGCTAAAGATTTAACCACTCAAAAGGAAAACAGTATTACTATTAGTGACAACGGCAACTTGTCCGAAGAGGAAATCCAAAAGATGATTCGTGATGCGGAAGCCAACAAGGAGCGTGACAATGTGATTCGTGAACGCATTGAGCTCCGTAACGAAGGTGAAAGCATCGTGAGCACGATTAAGGAGATTCTCCAAAGTCCCGAAGCGAAGGACTTCCCTAAAGAAGAGAAGGAAAAACTCGACAAGATTACCGGTGGTATTGATGCAGCAATTAAGGCCAATGACTACACCAAGTTAAAAGCCGAAATCGAAAACTTCAAGAAGTGAAGGGAAGAAATGGCCAAGAAGTACAACCCTAACGGGGATCAAGGTCAACCAGCACAATAA
- a CDS encoding lysylphosphatidylglycerol synthase transmembrane domain-containing protein, which yields MSTPKSASFFTRKNILAFSFFIAFLVVVSVLVTVFFLDIKTGDVKTIINTINRTNWPWILLIVLGIVVTLAWNIIINWWVARRFCFHAPWWEWVLFACVVQFFQIVTPLSLGQDPFRLYWFIKKGMKKQTAVLLVTSTGAFWNLAQALITWPSFFVLSQNYALLEQNHEGFVSYWFSFAGMIFDVVVAILFIFIAYSKRMHVLIYSGVNQFRKWIKRPYLTKEQIYQRFIDKAEFNKLYGLEIKRLGLTIFKLLANILIAVVGYFSVFAVFAIVKKENATNNVIDQYSTADIFNITNIAITASNFIPVPSGEGATQFVMTSFLNAFKSAVGIESQVKQGVFLWRFLSVYIPAILFSLCFIGWVVKVVIEFKHPKPVLPTVNLINHHFWNNKKLHN from the coding sequence ATGTCAACCCCTAAAAGCGCTAGTTTTTTTACTAGAAAAAATATTCTTGCCTTTAGCTTTTTTATTGCCTTTTTGGTGGTTGTTAGTGTATTGGTGACCGTCTTCTTTTTAGACATTAAAACTGGTGATGTTAAAACGATTATTAACACCATTAACAGAACTAACTGACCCTGAATACTGTTAATAGTATTGGGGATTGTGGTTACCCTAGCTTGAAACATAATCATTAATTGATGAGTAGCACGCCGCTTTTGCTTCCATGCCCCTTGATGGGAGTGGGTTCTGTTTGCTTGTGTAGTGCAGTTCTTTCAAATTGTCACCCCACTTTCCTTGGGTCAAGATCCCTTTCGCTTGTACTGGTTCATTAAAAAGGGCATGAAGAAGCAGACAGCGGTCTTATTAGTTACTTCCACGGGCGCCTTTTGGAACCTTGCCCAAGCGTTAATTACTTGACCATCTTTCTTTGTTCTTTCCCAAAACTATGCTTTGTTAGAACAAAACCACGAAGGGTTTGTGTCGTACTGATTTAGTTTTGCGGGGATGATCTTTGATGTGGTGGTAGCCATCTTATTTATCTTTATTGCCTACAGTAAAAGGATGCATGTCTTAATTTACTCCGGGGTAAACCAGTTTCGTAAGTGAATTAAGCGTCCTTACTTAACTAAGGAACAGATTTACCAGCGTTTTATTGATAAGGCAGAGTTTAATAAGTTGTATGGTTTAGAAATTAAACGTTTAGGCTTGACGATCTTCAAATTACTAGCCAATATCTTAATAGCAGTGGTGGGTTACTTTAGTGTGTTTGCTGTTTTTGCCATTGTCAAAAAGGAAAACGCAACTAACAACGTTATTGACCAGTACTCTACGGCTGACATTTTCAACATCACTAACATTGCCATTACCGCTTCTAACTTTATTCCCGTACCTAGTGGGGAAGGTGCTACCCAGTTTGTAATGACAAGCTTTTTAAATGCCTTTAAATCGGCTGTTGGTATTGAATCGCAAGTAAAGCAAGGGGTCTTTTTGTGAAGGTTTCTCTCTGTTTATATTCCAGCTATCTTATTTAGTCTCTGTTTTATTGGTTGAGTGGTTAAAGTAGTAATTGAATTCAAACACCCCAAACCAGTATTACCAACAGTTAACTTGATTAACCACCACTTTTGGAACAATAAAAAGTTACATAATTAG